Proteins co-encoded in one Pleurodeles waltl isolate 20211129_DDA unplaced genomic scaffold, aPleWal1.hap1.20221129 scaffold_239, whole genome shotgun sequence genomic window:
- the LOC138275456 gene encoding histone H1-like, with the protein MAETAPAAAAPPAEVAPKKKPKKAAGTSKAKKPSGPSVSELILKAVTASAERKGVSLAALKKVLSADGYDVDKNKSRVKAALKSLVSKGALAQLKGTGASGSFKVNKKQLEGKKAAKKAAAKTKKPAAKKAAPAAKKPKKAPAGVKKSPKKVKKPAAAKSPKKPKAAPAKKAAKSPAKAKAVKPKVAKKSPAMVVKPKAAKPKAAKPKKAAPKKK; encoded by the coding sequence ATGGCTGAAACCGCTCCAGCTGCCGCGGCCCCTCCCGCTGAAGTAGCCCCCAAGAAGAAGCCGAAGAAGGCAGCGGGGACTTCTAAGGCCAAGAAGCCTTCGGGACCCAGCGTCTCCGAGCTCATCCTGAAGGCGGTCACCGCCTCTGCCGAGAGGAAGGGAGTCTCCCTGGCGGCCCTGAAGAAGGTTCTGAGCGCCGACGGCTACGATGTGGACAAGAACAAGAGCCGCGTTAAGGCCGCCCTCAAGAGCCTGGTCAGCAAGGGCGCCCTGGCCCAGCTGAAGGGCACCGGCGCCTCCGGCTCCTTCAAGGTGAACAAGAAGCAGCTGGAGGGCAAGAAGGCGGCCAAGAAGGCTGCGGCCAAGACCAAGAAACCAGCAGCCAAGAAAGCTGCCCCTGCCGCCAAGAAGCCCAAAAAGGCCCCCGCGGGGGTGAAGAAGAGCCCGAAGAAGGTCAAGAAGCCGGCGGCAGCAAAGAGCCCCAAGAAGCCCAAAGCTGCCCCAGCCAAGAAGGCTGCCAAGAGTCCAGCGAAAGCAAAGGCGGTCAAGCCCAAAGTAGCCAAGAAAAGTCCAGCCATGGTAGTGAAACCCAAGGCGGCCAAACCCAAAGCAGCCAAGCCCAAAAAGGCAGCGCCCAAGAAGAAGTAA